The Acetivibrio cellulolyticus CD2 genome segment GGTTATTCCATTGATTCGCTTGGTTTTACCTTTCGGTGTGACGAGCAAATACAGTCTGTTAAGTCTTGTTTCCAATTTGACAACAAAGACTGTAGTTGTGTACAAGGGCACAAAATTTATCCCTGAACTGGCGTACACCAATTCAATTAAGACAGCAAATACATACTTTCCGGTCGAATATAAGACGAACCTTTTGGAAAGCGTTTTTCATGTAACGTCAATCGTATGGGCAATCATAGCAACTGCTGCTGTGTTGACAGCTATTCTGCTTTATACCTTTACAAAGTCTGAAATTAAAAGTGCTGCTCTATATAAAGATAATATTTTTTTATCTGACCGTATTACTTCACCGGCTTTGTATGGAATCATTCGCCCGAAGATTATTATTCCTTATGGTCTAAATGAAGCCGATTTGAATTTTGTTATTATGCATGAAAAGGCTCATGCCAAACGGAAGGATAATCTATGGCGTTATGCTGCAGTAATTATCTGCTGCGTGCATTGGTTCAATCCAATTTGCTGGTTTTCGCTTAGATACTTTTTCGAGGACATGGAGCTGTCGTGTGATAATAATGTTTTGAAGAAGCTAAAGGACAAGGAAAAAAAGGAGTATGCCTGCACAATTCTGAATGCAGCGACTCATAAGAACTTATTTGTTGCAGCTTTCGGGGGTGCGAAAATCAAGATCCGAGTTGAAAACATTTTATCATATCGCAAACTTACAATAACATCTGCTTTTTTATTTTCTGCGTTAATTGTTTCAATATTCATTATTCTAGTTACAAATGCAGCATTATAAGGAGGGGAAATAATGAAAAATCAGTATCAAAGGTTTTATATATTATCTGTTGCAATCATTTTGATTGTTTCAGTGTATCCGATTTTCATGGTGTTCAAGGTGCTTGCAAGCTACCTGAACCAAGGTTTTGTAACTTCAGATAATTATCCTAAATACGTCATTCCGTATGCACCTATAGGCATTGCATTGATTTTGGTTGTATGCCTGATGCCGGTTATTTATAAATTGTTTAAACGCTGGAGCTTGCTTGCCTCATCTATACTAGGTGCAGTAGTCTTCTTTATTTGTGAAATTGGCTTTGAAAGGATAAGCGTTGTTGAAAGCCAAGCGAAGCTTCCACTTGAATCTTGGCAGCTCAGTTTGTGTATTGCAACGCCAGAGGTTCTTCGAGCTATTGGCAACCCAATATATGCACAAAACAATCCTGCATATAAAGTCCACTTCTACTTGATTTCGATTATTATCATACTGGCGGTAGTGAATGTAGTCTGTGGCTTTACAAAAATGTTTCGAGAAAAGGACTTTTCTAAAAAGATACCGCTGGTTGCACAGCTGATTTCGGTAGTTATATTTATAGGACTATGTATTCTTGCTTGCTTTACTGCGTTTTACAGAAATGGTACTATCAATATTTCTGCTTTGTCAGCAACGCTTATGTGCATTTTCTTTATTGTTTTTGGTGTAACCTTTGGGGTCTATATCGGCAGCATTTTCTTCGGTAAAAAGAAAATTTTGTCCGTTGTAGTGCCGATGATTGCTTCTATTGCTACAACAGTTGCTATGTACATAGGAGAGCTTATTCTGATGGATGGCAAACTCTACCGTTTTGGCAGCGGATTTTTGTTCGAGCCGATTGGAAGTATTTCGTTTGCAGTTATTGATTTTATTGTAATATTTGTTTCTGGTGCGACTACATATTTCATAACGTTATTAATCAACCATAA includes the following:
- a CDS encoding M56 family metallopeptidase, with protein sequence MLSEIFYWLLNMSIVGGAVSIIVLCLRKVRKIPKSFVYMLWVIPLIRLVLPFGVTSKYSLLSLVSNLTTKTVVVYKGTKFIPELAYTNSIKTANTYFPVEYKTNLLESVFHVTSIVWAIIATAAVLTAILLYTFTKSEIKSAALYKDNIFLSDRITSPALYGIIRPKIIIPYGLNEADLNFVIMHEKAHAKRKDNLWRYAAVIICCVHWFNPICWFSLRYFFEDMELSCDNNVLKKLKDKEKKEYACTILNAATHKNLFVAAFGGAKIKIRVENILSYRKLTITSAFLFSALIVSIFIILVTNAAL